In Aspergillus fumigatus Af293 chromosome 2, whole genome shotgun sequence, a genomic segment contains:
- a CDS encoding twinfilin — translation MQSGIAVSSELHDAFNNFSSDSSIFCLPVTITAESLTPLSPIRFSSPGAFYPSLSQLSSVLQPKTPLYLLFRRPESGSSSLCALTYIPSNAPVRAKTLFASTRATLVRELGSEKFATTIFATEEEEITSEEAWRERDAEKKGSGSKGDFRREDLMGDKERELEAVRRAEEEARSGTPGRDIGIGGSFARGGFGSGVQSGMRMTVDDDVKSALEGLQDGGLVQLAIDIPSETFKLAAAESGIDANSVQTHISSSSPRYTFYHYPETDTVFFIYTCPSGSSIKERMLYASSRMYALRVADEQGLKISKKIEASSPDEISGDRLQEEVQPQQNDGLRRGFARPKRPGR, via the exons ATGCAGTCAGGAATTGCAG TCTCGTCCGAGCTGCATGATGCATTCAACAACTTCTCCTCGGactcctccatcttctgtCTCCCTGTAACCATCACAGCAGAGAGCCTGACCCCCCTCTCCCCTATCCGATTCTCCTCCCCCGGCGCATTCTACCCCTCCCTCTCGCAACTCTCGTCGGTGCTACAGCCGAAAACTCCCCTCTATCTGCTCTTCCGTCGCCCCGAATCGGGTTCCTCGTCCCTCTGCGCATTGACATACATTCCATCGAATGCCCCCGTCCGCGCCAAGACGCTTTTCGCCTCGACTCGTGCCACGCTGGTGCGAGAACTAGGCAGCGAGAAATTTGCGACTACCATCTTTGCgacagaggaggaagaaatcACCAGCGAGGAGGCGTGGCGCGAGagagatgcggagaagaaggggtCTGGTAGCAAGGGAGATTTCAGACGTGAGGATTTGATGGGGGACAAGGAGCGTGAGCTGGAGGCTGTGCGaagggcggaggaggaggctaGAAGCGGTACTCCTGGTAGGGATATCGGCATTGGTGGATCGTTCGCAAGGGGTGGTTTCGGCTCTGGTGTGCAGTCTGGGATGCGAATGACTGTGGACGATGATGTGAAGTCTGCTCTTGAAGGACTACAGGATGGTGGGCTGGTGCAACTG GCCATCGACATCCCGTCGGAAACGTTCAAGCTCGCTGCTGCGGAGTCCGGCATTGACGCGAACTCCGTCCAGACGCAcatctcttcatcctcgcctcGGTACACTTTCTACCACTATCCTGAAACCGATACCGTTTTCTTCATTTATACCTGCCCGTCGGGCTCGTCGATCAAGGAGCGCATGCTTTATGCAAGCTCTCGGATGTATGCCCTTCGTGTAGCCGATGAACAAGGTCTGAAGATTTCGAAGAAG ATCGAGGCATCTTCTCCTGACGAAATTTCGGGAGACAGATTGCAGGAGGAGGTCCAGCCACAACAGAATGATGGACTGAGACGAGGATTCGCCAGGCCAAAGCGGCCAGGAAGGTAG